A single genomic interval of Arthrobacter methylotrophus harbors:
- the ccsB gene encoding c-type cytochrome biogenesis protein CcsB produces MLPINETMGQYSELFMLLAAGTYAVAFIAFAWDLAKSSKVLRAVDLKAASSVAAEAKVPVAAGRAGGNDVGGPAGRTERPTSAITSVSQTAGGDMKYAAERRIPARVAVAVAIIGVAIHGAGVITRAIGAGRVPWGNMYEFLTTGAFLVVAVFLLSLIRRDLRFLGTFVLGLAVIMMTAASVTYWTPVGHLVPALQSYWLVIHVSIAVMSASLFTLTFAMSALQLLQSHRQKTLAAGGVDKLGFMRLVPNALSLENLSYRINTVGFVGWTFTLMFGAIWAEKAWGRFWGWDTKEVWTFVIWVVYAGYLHARATRGWTGTRAAWLSIAGYLCVIFNFTVVNVFFNGLHSYSGLPQ; encoded by the coding sequence ATGCTCCCCATCAACGAAACCATGGGCCAGTACAGCGAGCTCTTCATGCTGCTCGCGGCCGGCACCTACGCGGTGGCGTTCATCGCTTTCGCGTGGGACCTCGCCAAGAGCAGCAAAGTGCTGAGGGCAGTGGACCTCAAGGCGGCCTCTTCGGTGGCAGCCGAGGCCAAGGTTCCGGTCGCCGCCGGCCGTGCGGGTGGGAACGACGTCGGGGGACCTGCCGGCCGTACTGAGCGTCCGACGTCGGCGATCACCTCCGTCAGCCAGACCGCCGGCGGTGACATGAAGTATGCCGCCGAGCGCCGCATTCCCGCCCGCGTGGCCGTGGCTGTCGCGATAATCGGCGTGGCGATCCACGGTGCCGGGGTCATCACCCGCGCGATCGGCGCAGGCCGTGTGCCGTGGGGCAACATGTACGAGTTCCTGACCACTGGTGCTTTCCTGGTGGTCGCAGTCTTCCTGCTCTCGCTCATCCGCCGAGACCTGCGTTTCCTGGGCACCTTCGTCCTGGGTCTGGCCGTGATCATGATGACGGCGGCGTCGGTGACTTACTGGACCCCGGTAGGCCACTTGGTTCCGGCGCTGCAAAGCTACTGGCTGGTCATCCACGTCTCCATCGCCGTGATGTCCGCGTCCCTGTTCACCCTGACGTTCGCCATGTCAGCCCTGCAGTTGCTGCAATCGCACCGGCAGAAAACCTTGGCGGCCGGCGGCGTGGACAAGCTGGGCTTCATGCGGCTCGTCCCGAACGCGCTGAGCTTGGAGAACCTGTCCTACCGCATCAACACCGTGGGATTCGTGGGCTGGACCTTCACCCTCATGTTCGGCGCCATCTGGGCCGAGAAAGCCTGGGGCCGTTTCTGGGGTTGGGACACCAAGGAAGTCTGGACCTTCGTGATCTGGGTGGTTTACGCCGGCTACCTGCACGCGCGCGCCACCCGCGGCTGGACGGGAACCCGCGCGGCTTGGCTGTCCATTGCGGGCTACCTGTGCGTGATCTTCAACTTCACCGTGGTCAACGTGTTCTTCAACGGCTTGCACTCATACTCGGGGCTCCCGCAGTAG
- a CDS encoding YceI family protein, protein MTLPANVTAGVWTLDNSHSEIGFSVRHAGISKVRGQFTEADATLELGSSLSDSKITATIQTASFGSGDANRDGHVKGEDFFDVEKFPVITFVSRHVTANGDGFDLVGDLTIKGVSKEVTIETEFNGVAVDPFGNTRAGVSGETTISRKDFGLTWNAVLEAGGVLVSDKVVINLELAFIAPAA, encoded by the coding sequence ATGACTCTTCCCGCAAACGTCACCGCCGGCGTCTGGACCCTCGATAACTCCCACAGCGAGATCGGCTTCAGCGTCCGGCACGCGGGCATCAGCAAGGTACGCGGCCAGTTCACCGAAGCCGACGCCACCCTGGAACTCGGTAGCAGCCTGAGCGATTCCAAGATCACCGCCACCATCCAGACCGCCAGCTTCGGCTCGGGCGACGCCAACCGCGACGGCCACGTCAAGGGCGAGGACTTCTTCGACGTGGAGAAGTTCCCGGTAATCACTTTCGTTTCCCGCCACGTCACCGCCAACGGCGACGGCTTCGACCTCGTGGGGGATCTGACCATCAAGGGCGTCAGCAAAGAGGTGACCATCGAAACCGAATTCAACGGCGTAGCGGTGGACCCGTTCGGCAACACCCGCGCAGGCGTCTCCGGTGAGACCACCATCAGCCGCAAGGACTTCGGCCTGACCTGGAACGCAGTGCTCGAAGCCGGTGGCGTCCTGGTCAGCGACAAGGTCGTCATCAACCTCGAACTGGCCTTTATCGCACCGGCGGCTTAA
- a CDS encoding histidine phosphatase family protein, giving the protein MPQATVHLLRHGEVYNPDGILYGRLPEFHLSERGREMAKMLAEHFAARAAQGANIVHLVSSPLTRAQETALPTSQALDLRIHTEPRIIEAGNHFEGLKANISEFIKPKHWIEYRNPLRPSWGESYQDQVTRMRAAVEDARLKAIELGGDGAEAILVSHQLPIYATRLSAEGRRLWHDPRKRECTLTSLTSLVFGDEGKIVRVEYSEPAAVLLPGAARTPGA; this is encoded by the coding sequence ATGCCCCAAGCAACTGTCCATCTGCTCCGCCATGGCGAGGTCTACAATCCCGACGGCATTCTGTACGGCAGGTTGCCGGAATTCCACCTCTCCGAACGCGGCCGCGAGATGGCCAAGATGCTCGCGGAGCATTTCGCTGCCCGCGCCGCGCAGGGGGCGAACATCGTCCACCTTGTCTCCTCGCCGTTGACCCGCGCGCAGGAAACCGCCCTTCCCACTTCCCAGGCGTTGGACCTCCGGATCCACACGGAACCGCGGATCATCGAGGCCGGGAACCACTTCGAAGGACTCAAAGCCAATATCTCCGAATTCATCAAGCCCAAGCACTGGATCGAGTACCGCAATCCGCTGCGTCCGTCCTGGGGCGAGTCCTACCAGGATCAGGTCACCCGCATGCGTGCCGCCGTCGAAGACGCCCGCCTGAAGGCCATAGAGCTCGGTGGCGACGGCGCGGAAGCCATCCTCGTCAGCCACCAGCTTCCCATCTACGCCACGCGCCTCAGCGCGGAAGGCCGCCGCCTGTGGCACGATCCCCGCAAGCGCGAATGCACCCTGACCTCCCTGACGTCACTGGTGTTCGGCGACGAAGGCAAGATCGTGCGGGTGGAGTACAGCGAACCCGCCGCCGTGCTACTGCCCGGTGCCGCGAGGACCCCCGGAGCATGA
- a CDS encoding 1,4-dihydroxy-2-naphthoate polyprenyltransferase, producing MATAAQWIQGARLRTLPAAIAPVLIGTAAAYELQSFRILNAILAALVALLLQIGVNYANDYSDGIRGTDQDRVGPLRLVGSGAARPNHVKWAAFGAFGLAMMFGLVLVIMTQTWWLLLVGIGCVLAAWGYTGGKNPYGYMGLGDLFVFVFFGLVATLGTTYTQAGQVSLPAVIGAIGTGLIACALLMANNVRDIPTDMVAGKRTLAVRLGDRHARESYVLMLAVAILLVVVLAPTRPWMLIVLLLIPACLMPAWLMVNGRKRKSLIPVLKQTGLINLGYSVLFSLGLILSHGF from the coding sequence GTGGCAACAGCTGCACAATGGATTCAAGGCGCCCGCTTGCGCACCCTGCCGGCGGCCATCGCGCCAGTGCTGATCGGCACAGCGGCCGCCTACGAGCTGCAGTCTTTCCGGATCTTGAATGCCATCCTCGCTGCCCTTGTGGCGCTGCTGCTGCAGATCGGGGTCAACTACGCCAACGATTACTCAGACGGCATCCGTGGCACCGATCAGGACCGGGTGGGTCCGCTCCGACTGGTAGGTTCCGGCGCGGCACGCCCAAACCATGTCAAGTGGGCGGCATTCGGCGCGTTCGGCCTCGCCATGATGTTCGGCTTGGTCCTGGTAATCATGACGCAGACCTGGTGGCTGCTCCTGGTGGGCATCGGCTGCGTACTCGCCGCGTGGGGTTACACCGGCGGCAAGAATCCGTATGGCTACATGGGCCTGGGTGACTTGTTTGTCTTTGTCTTCTTTGGACTGGTGGCAACCTTGGGTACCACCTACACGCAGGCCGGACAAGTGAGTCTTCCGGCGGTTATCGGCGCCATTGGAACAGGATTGATCGCCTGCGCCCTGCTGATGGCCAACAACGTACGGGATATCCCGACCGACATGGTGGCCGGCAAGCGGACCCTGGCGGTGCGGCTTGGCGACCGGCATGCCCGTGAGAGCTACGTCCTGATGTTGGCAGTCGCCATCCTGCTGGTTGTGGTGCTTGCACCGACCAGACCGTGGATGCTGATCGTATTGCTGCTGATCCCGGCCTGCCTCATGCCGGCATGGCTCATGGTCAACGGACGGAAGCGCAAGAGCCTTATCCCGGTGCTGAAGCAGACCGGCTTGATCAATCTTGGCTATAGCGTCTTGTTCTCGCTGGGCCTGATACTGAGCCACGGCTTCTAA
- the resB gene encoding cytochrome c biogenesis protein ResB codes for MSEPVQGIKKSKKSADKAIDTAKAEAALPVLGILGMLRWAWTQLTSMRTALFLLLLLAVAAVPGSLFPQRPANPSIVTQYISDHPDYGKLLDSVQLYDVYSSAWFSAIYILLFISLIGCVTPRAIAHYKAMRSQPPRTPKRLSRLPEYGTLVLPADAGIPASKAISDAAAVLKKRGYRVEVRDVDGAMPSLGAERGFLKEVGNLVFHASLIGVLVSVAVGGLFGYSGQRILVEGDTFVNTLVGYDQFSPGTNFQSSWLQPYSIQLDKFDVQFDRESPAHFGQPIDFTADVTTKDTPDAPAKKQVLKVNDPVMLGDTSIYLTGNGYAPVVTVRDGAGKVAMQGPVVAKLQGDNYYSSVVIKVPDAKPDQLGFAGFFLPTAMVTDTGVAYSGDPELINPQLNLNSYYGDLGLNKGTPQNVFELDVAKLTPLNGRGMADKAIALAPGGTYTLPNGKGTITFDGVKKYVGVDIHHNPGQATALVFALLAVAGLILSLYLNRRRVWVRTGTHDDGRTMVEYGLLARGEDHRLAGEAAAIRELLHREWLLPTEQSTDTVSSSTSKDQ; via the coding sequence ATGAGCGAGCCCGTGCAAGGTATAAAGAAGTCCAAGAAGTCAGCCGATAAAGCAATTGACACGGCTAAAGCCGAGGCAGCCCTGCCGGTCCTCGGGATCCTGGGCATGCTCCGCTGGGCCTGGACCCAGCTGACCAGCATGCGTACTGCCCTGTTCCTGCTCCTGCTCCTGGCAGTCGCGGCGGTGCCCGGTTCGCTGTTCCCGCAGCGTCCCGCGAACCCTTCGATCGTGACGCAGTACATCAGCGACCATCCGGACTATGGCAAGCTCCTCGACTCTGTGCAGCTGTACGACGTGTACTCCTCTGCCTGGTTCTCGGCCATCTACATTCTTCTGTTCATTTCCCTGATCGGGTGTGTCACGCCCCGGGCCATCGCCCACTACAAGGCCATGCGCTCGCAGCCGCCGCGGACCCCCAAGCGTCTTTCCCGCCTCCCGGAGTACGGCACGCTGGTGCTGCCCGCCGACGCCGGGATCCCGGCGTCGAAGGCTATTTCGGATGCCGCCGCAGTGCTGAAGAAGCGCGGCTACCGCGTGGAAGTGCGCGACGTCGACGGCGCCATGCCCTCGCTGGGTGCCGAGCGCGGCTTCCTCAAGGAAGTGGGCAACCTCGTCTTCCATGCATCGCTGATCGGGGTGCTGGTTTCGGTGGCCGTCGGCGGACTGTTCGGGTACAGCGGCCAGCGGATCCTGGTGGAAGGCGACACCTTCGTGAACACCTTGGTGGGTTATGACCAATTCAGCCCCGGGACCAACTTCCAGAGCAGCTGGCTCCAGCCGTACTCCATCCAGCTGGACAAGTTCGACGTCCAGTTCGATCGCGAGTCGCCGGCGCACTTCGGCCAGCCCATCGACTTCACGGCGGACGTCACCACCAAGGACACCCCGGATGCGCCCGCCAAGAAGCAGGTCCTCAAGGTGAACGACCCCGTGATGCTGGGCGACACCAGCATCTACCTGACGGGTAATGGCTACGCTCCCGTGGTGACTGTCCGGGACGGCGCCGGCAAGGTCGCCATGCAGGGACCAGTGGTGGCCAAGCTGCAAGGGGACAACTACTACTCTTCGGTAGTCATCAAAGTTCCCGATGCCAAGCCCGATCAGCTCGGTTTCGCAGGATTCTTCCTGCCTACCGCGATGGTGACCGACACGGGTGTCGCCTACAGCGGCGATCCCGAGCTCATCAACCCTCAGTTGAACCTCAACTCGTACTACGGCGATCTCGGCCTGAACAAGGGCACCCCGCAGAACGTGTTCGAGCTCGACGTAGCAAAGCTGACCCCGCTCAATGGCCGCGGCATGGCTGATAAGGCCATCGCACTGGCCCCGGGCGGCACCTACACGCTCCCGAACGGCAAAGGCACTATCACTTTTGACGGCGTCAAGAAGTACGTTGGCGTTGATATCCACCACAACCCGGGCCAAGCCACTGCGCTCGTCTTTGCGCTTTTGGCGGTTGCCGGATTGATTCTCTCGCTCTACCTGAACCGTCGCCGCGTATGGGTCCGCACGGGAACCCACGACGATGGGCGCACAATGGTGGAGTATGGTCTCCTTGCCCGCGGCGAGGACCACAGGCTTGCCGGCGAAGCCGCCGCCATCCGCGAATTGCTGCACCGTGAATGGCTGCTCCCCACGGAACAGTCCACCGACACCGTTTCTTCCTCAACCTCGAAGGACCAGTAA
- a CDS encoding AMP-binding protein produces MNIDPVLKALAAALHGEGPAVGIVAAEDGTPRAVAVETPGFEDAAVVVRTSGSTGTPKATVLTVDQLAASSMATAMALRGEGQWLLALPLQFVAGVQVLVRSLFAGTRPWAMDLSNGFTPEAFTAAAGELTDTVRFTSLVPTQLQRLLDSPSAETLAALRRFNAILLGGAPAPAALLDAAREAGVKVVTTYGSAETCGGCVYDGRPLDGVSVRLDDDGRVLLGGDTVASGYLDAPEATAEAFFDEDGTRWYRTNDLGELAGDGTLTVLGRADDVIITGGVKASAAFIQAELEKFDGVTAAFVAGVPSREWGQAVAAYVAVEDSSAESIEDYKARCQESLGALAPKTVLTTDGLIMLPNGKPDRLAMIELLTEVHQGE; encoded by the coding sequence GTGAACATCGATCCCGTTCTCAAGGCCTTGGCCGCCGCCCTCCACGGGGAGGGTCCCGCCGTCGGAATCGTCGCTGCGGAGGACGGCACCCCGCGTGCCGTCGCGGTCGAAACGCCCGGTTTCGAGGACGCCGCAGTGGTGGTCCGCACCTCGGGCTCCACCGGAACGCCCAAGGCCACAGTGCTCACGGTCGATCAGCTCGCGGCTTCCTCCATGGCCACGGCGATGGCGCTCCGGGGCGAGGGACAATGGCTCCTTGCCTTGCCGTTGCAATTCGTTGCCGGGGTCCAGGTGTTGGTCCGTTCCCTTTTCGCCGGAACGCGTCCATGGGCCATGGACCTCTCGAACGGCTTCACTCCGGAGGCCTTCACTGCCGCCGCCGGGGAGCTGACGGACACCGTCCGCTTCACGTCCTTGGTGCCCACCCAGTTGCAGCGCCTCCTGGACTCGCCCTCCGCGGAAACCCTCGCGGCCCTCCGCCGCTTCAACGCCATCCTCCTGGGCGGGGCGCCGGCACCCGCCGCGCTGCTGGACGCCGCCAGGGAGGCCGGGGTGAAGGTGGTGACCACCTATGGCTCGGCCGAGACGTGCGGCGGTTGCGTATACGACGGAAGGCCGCTGGACGGTGTCAGCGTCCGGCTCGACGACGACGGCCGGGTCCTCCTGGGCGGCGACACCGTGGCTTCCGGTTATCTGGACGCGCCGGAGGCGACTGCCGAGGCGTTCTTCGACGAGGACGGCACCCGTTGGTACCGCACCAACGATCTCGGGGAGCTCGCAGGCGACGGTACACTCACCGTGCTGGGACGGGCCGACGACGTCATCATCACGGGCGGTGTCAAAGCCTCCGCCGCATTCATCCAAGCTGAGCTCGAAAAGTTCGACGGCGTGACGGCGGCTTTCGTGGCCGGGGTCCCCTCCCGGGAGTGGGGCCAGGCGGTGGCAGCATATGTTGCCGTCGAGGACAGCTCCGCGGAAAGCATTGAGGACTACAAGGCCCGCTGCCAGGAATCCCTGGGGGCCCTCGCTCCCAAAACGGTGCTGACCACGGACGGGCTCATCATGCTCCCCAATGGAAAGCCGGACAGGCTGGCGATGATCGAGCTGCTCACCGAGGTGCATCAGGGAGAATAG
- a CDS encoding PLD nuclease N-terminal domain-containing protein, giving the protein MLRVVVVVAVLLVFVYGLVDVIRTDRRTTRGISKTAWIIVMILLPVLGALLWFLIGRPYTIRPTPQPASHPIAPDDDPDFLRNLEIRRRNQAEAERLKKLKAELEAKARKLKGGSNAEDSGDVNT; this is encoded by the coding sequence ATGCTCCGCGTTGTTGTAGTTGTCGCCGTCTTGCTCGTCTTCGTCTATGGGCTGGTGGACGTCATCCGCACGGATCGGCGCACCACACGGGGGATCTCCAAAACCGCTTGGATAATCGTGATGATCCTGCTGCCCGTGCTTGGCGCGCTTCTCTGGTTCCTGATTGGCCGCCCCTACACCATCCGCCCCACCCCGCAGCCGGCGAGCCACCCCATCGCTCCCGACGACGACCCCGATTTCCTCCGCAACCTGGAAATCCGCCGCCGGAACCAGGCCGAAGCCGAACGGCTAAAGAAGCTCAAGGCCGAACTCGAAGCCAAGGCACGCAAACTCAAGGGTGGTTCCAACGCCGAAGACAGCGGTGACGTCAACACCTGA
- a CDS encoding 1,4-dihydroxy-2-naphthoyl-CoA synthase, producing the protein MSNDFPAKVSDVFDPSRWRTVSGFDDFQDMTYHRQVERDADGKVTKDLPTVRIAFNRPEVRNAFRPGTVDELYRAMDHARMTPDVATVLLTGNGPSPKDGGHSFCSGGDQRIRGRDGYRYADGETQESVDPARAGRLHILEVQRLMRTMPKVVIAVVNGWAAGGGHSLHVVSDLTIASRQHGKFKQTDATVGSFDAGYGSALLARQIGQKAAREIFFLAREYSAEDMVRMGAVNEAVDHERLEEVALEYAADIARQSPQAIRMLKFAFNLADDGLAGQQVFAGEATRLAYMTDEAVEGKEAFLEKRDPDWSAFPYYF; encoded by the coding sequence GTGAGCAACGACTTCCCAGCCAAGGTATCCGACGTCTTTGACCCATCGCGCTGGCGCACTGTGTCCGGTTTCGACGATTTCCAGGACATGACGTACCACAGGCAGGTGGAGCGGGACGCAGACGGGAAAGTCACGAAGGACCTCCCCACAGTCCGGATTGCCTTCAACCGCCCGGAAGTCCGTAACGCCTTCCGGCCCGGCACAGTTGACGAGCTCTACCGCGCCATGGACCACGCCCGCATGACCCCGGATGTCGCCACGGTGCTCCTCACCGGCAATGGTCCGTCCCCCAAGGATGGCGGCCATTCCTTCTGTTCCGGCGGCGACCAGCGGATCCGCGGCAGGGACGGGTATCGCTATGCTGACGGCGAGACCCAGGAGAGCGTCGACCCCGCCCGGGCCGGCCGCCTGCACATCCTGGAAGTCCAGCGGCTCATGCGGACCATGCCCAAGGTGGTCATCGCCGTCGTGAACGGCTGGGCAGCTGGCGGCGGGCACTCGCTGCACGTCGTCTCGGACCTCACCATTGCCTCGCGCCAGCACGGCAAGTTCAAGCAGACCGACGCTACCGTGGGAAGTTTCGACGCCGGATACGGCTCTGCGCTTCTGGCCCGCCAGATCGGGCAGAAAGCCGCCCGCGAGATCTTCTTCCTGGCCCGCGAGTATTCCGCGGAGGACATGGTCAGAATGGGTGCCGTGAATGAGGCCGTGGACCATGAGCGCCTGGAGGAAGTTGCCCTGGAGTATGCCGCGGATATAGCCCGCCAATCCCCGCAGGCCATCCGCATGCTCAAGTTCGCCTTCAACTTGGCCGACGACGGCCTGGCCGGCCAGCAAGTCTTCGCGGGTGAAGCCACCCGCCTGGCCTACATGACGGACGAGGCCGTGGAGGGCAAGGAAGCCTTCCTTGAGAAGCGCGATCCGGACTGGTCCGCCTTCCCTTACTACTTCTAG
- a CDS encoding TlpA family protein disulfide reductase, protein MTMDRTSNSKATSRRSFLAVGGVALSALTMGLSACAQEDALAQQAKAGDNKNYVAGDGSVTEFAKADRKSAVELKGTLFDGTAVAPKDLIGKVTVLNFWFAACAPCRVEAPLLEELHQEFKSKGVQFYGVNLRDEKATADAFDQTFNLTYPSFNDKDGAVLLSVSGIVPPGAVPTTLVLDKEGKVAARVLGEIEKSTLKALITTAVAE, encoded by the coding sequence ATGACAATGGACCGAACAAGCAACAGCAAGGCCACCTCCCGCCGGAGCTTCCTCGCCGTCGGTGGAGTGGCCCTCTCTGCCTTGACCATGGGTTTGTCCGCCTGCGCCCAGGAAGACGCGCTTGCCCAGCAAGCCAAAGCCGGAGACAACAAGAATTACGTCGCCGGGGACGGTTCGGTGACCGAATTCGCCAAAGCAGACCGTAAGTCCGCCGTCGAGCTCAAAGGCACTTTGTTTGACGGAACCGCCGTAGCCCCGAAGGACCTGATCGGCAAGGTCACGGTCCTCAACTTCTGGTTCGCGGCGTGCGCCCCATGCCGGGTCGAGGCTCCGCTCCTTGAAGAACTGCACCAGGAATTCAAGAGCAAAGGCGTCCAGTTCTACGGCGTGAACCTCCGGGACGAGAAGGCGACCGCCGATGCGTTCGACCAGACGTTCAACCTCACGTACCCCAGCTTCAATGACAAGGACGGCGCGGTGCTGCTGTCTGTCTCCGGCATCGTGCCTCCCGGTGCGGTGCCCACCACGCTGGTCCTGGACAAAGAGGGCAAAGTTGCTGCCCGCGTCCTCGGCGAGATCGAGAAGAGCACCCTCAAAGCACTCATCACCACCGCGGTTGCCGAGTAG
- a CDS encoding cytochrome c biogenesis CcdA family protein, with amino-acid sequence MNSPFAETILSGSLLLAIPVALLAGLVSFLSPCVLPLVPGYLGYVTGLTGVDLQRQKRGRMLAGIGLFVLGFSLIFVLLGGAFGQLGTLITGPQNAWITQLLGVLVIIMGVVFLGGFGWLQRDAKIHAKPPAGLWGAPLLGITFGLGWAPCIGPTYSAVQLLSLSGGSSAAKGALLAFVYSLGLGIPFLLIALAVRRGMGVMSFFRKHRLAIQRMGGGILILLGVLMATGVWGTWVTGLQYWFQTDVKLPI; translated from the coding sequence GTGAACAGCCCTTTCGCCGAGACCATCCTGAGCGGTTCCTTGCTGCTGGCCATCCCCGTGGCCTTGCTGGCCGGACTCGTGTCCTTCCTGTCGCCGTGCGTCCTGCCTTTGGTACCCGGCTACCTCGGCTACGTGACCGGGCTGACCGGCGTCGACCTCCAGAGGCAGAAGCGCGGGCGCATGCTCGCAGGGATCGGTCTGTTCGTTCTTGGCTTCTCCCTGATTTTCGTGCTGCTTGGTGGTGCCTTCGGCCAACTGGGGACCCTCATCACGGGCCCGCAGAACGCCTGGATCACCCAATTGCTGGGCGTACTGGTGATTATCATGGGCGTCGTCTTCCTGGGCGGCTTCGGCTGGTTGCAGCGTGACGCCAAAATCCATGCCAAGCCCCCTGCCGGACTGTGGGGTGCGCCGTTGTTGGGCATCACCTTCGGGCTGGGCTGGGCACCCTGTATTGGTCCCACCTATTCCGCAGTCCAGTTGCTCAGCCTTTCCGGGGGATCGTCCGCGGCGAAGGGGGCACTTCTGGCGTTTGTCTATAGTCTTGGGCTGGGTATTCCCTTCCTGCTGATCGCCCTCGCAGTCCGCCGGGGGATGGGCGTCATGTCCTTCTTCCGCAAGCACCGCCTGGCTATCCAGCGGATGGGCGGGGGCATTCTGATCCTCCTCGGAGTCCTGATGGCCACAGGAGTGTGGGGCACCTGGGTGACCGGGTTGCAGTACTGGTTCCAAACCGATGTGAAGTTGCCGATCTGA
- a CDS encoding DUF4229 domain-containing protein yields MAFLKYSLIRLALFVPLFIIFALLQTGLLLAALFAGLIAFAISYLFFKKQRDAATASMRERFSGRAKPIRSALEIEDAEVEDRLVDENPAVAVENDRRPKEA; encoded by the coding sequence GTGGCTTTCCTCAAATACTCCCTGATCCGACTTGCGCTCTTCGTCCCGCTCTTCATCATCTTCGCTTTGCTGCAGACGGGTTTGTTGCTTGCGGCACTTTTCGCGGGCCTCATCGCGTTCGCTATCAGCTACCTGTTTTTCAAGAAGCAGCGCGACGCCGCCACGGCATCCATGCGTGAGCGTTTCTCCGGCCGCGCCAAGCCCATCCGCTCCGCATTGGAAATTGAAGATGCCGAGGTCGAGGACCGTCTGGTGGATGAAAACCCCGCGGTTGCTGTCGAGAACGATCGGCGCCCCAAGGAAGCCTAG